TGTGAAGTCAGCAGGAATGGCTCACTTTCGCTAGGAGGGTATCGAATCTCGGTAGATGCAGTCTTACCAGTACACACAAAAGAAGATCTTCAATGTCATGGCGATATGTCAATCTGGCTCCTAATCGCCAGCCGTGTTTGTAAACACGGATATCGACTGGAGGTCAATTGAATTGGCTGGCACAGTTGGAGTTTCTGTATTAAGCCCAGTTGCATGCCCAAATGGTAGTTGTTGTTCATCTTATCCAGAAAGCATGACGTTCCCATCGCCTACACCTCCTAGTAGCCCTCCCCTGGAGACTTCATCTGGTAGCACACTCGGATATGCCTCTGTATGTTTCTCAAAGCTCTGTGACGAGTGCTGTATGTTTCCTTGGCTTCCCTGTTGCTGCGGGCCCGATCCAAGGCCGTAATGGGCACTTGGTTCTTTGGGGTCATGCCGGGAATCATGACTTGCTTGGTGCAAAAAGGTGTGTGAAGTTTCCGCAATGAACCGTCTAACCCCTTCTATTTGTTCTGATGACATGTGGTCTAGGTCCTCTACCCTTGATAACAGATGATCTCTTAGGCTTTCTGGGCTGATTCGATGTTGAACATCAAACTGAGCATTAAAGAACGGACTTGGTAGTTGTTCATTTTCGGGGAAGAGAATGCGAAATATTTTGTTCCAGGATTCCACTTCTTTGGTCGGCATGCGGACACTTATCTTTTTGAACTGGTCTTCCGTGATCTCCGAAGCATGATCTCTGTTCAGATGCTGCTTGACGCGTGAGACGTCGGCGAAGGTCCATCCATAACACCGATGGCTGGAATCACCACATTTCTGTGCCAATGGGCAAGCCCAGGGGCGCTCACCAAAGTCATTATCGCCTTGGGAATGGTCCTGGGTAGAACGTTGACTATTTGCCCTCCTGAAGCCTGCTGGCATCCCCCCTCTCGACAACTGGCGCGAGACATTGCCAGCTGATAGCGACGAagctctcctttttctgTTTCCTAAGCTATGTGAGCCTCTAGATGCGTCACGATAACTTGCACTTGACGAGGATGGATGTAGATATCGGCCGGTTTGTGGCGTGGCCGGCGTTCCCGGCTCAAGATTGCCTCCCTTGTAAGGATACCGGGGGTTTTGTGATACAAATGATGCGCCATCACTGGCCCAAAACGAATCGGACTCAGCCGTGACGTTTGTAAGTGAATGCGGTGCCTCGGAAACGGAACCCTCTGATGCGCGAATGTTGCCAGGTCCCAGTCCTAGAAGGTTTCCGTTTTCTTTCCATGGCCGCACAAAGCTTGAATCAGTGGTATGTTGTTGTAGGGCAGCGTCAGGGTTATTTATGCCGAGCGGTCCATAATAGGACGCTGCATTTGCTGTACGGCCTGAGTCTGACACGGAATATGGGAGAGCCTTTTGTATCAATCCAGAGCCTGCTTCGTCTGGTCGCGAGCTTCTTATATCATTTTGATGACTCTTTTCATTTTCGTTCGACGGTGCCGGATGTACATCTAATCCCGCTTGGTGTTGCGGCCGGATGGATGAAGATCCAGGTTGAAACTGGCTGTCGGCAGGGTGGCCGATCGGTCGCTGGCACCAAGTCAGGGCTGCGTCTAAAACAGGATCCAAGCCACGGTAGACGAATTTCTGGGTGATTACTACTCTTGTTGGTTGGACGTTGGTCGCTGTCAGCTCCTGATCTGGACTGATTTCTGTTGCGTTGATCGCCGAAAGTTCCTGATCTGGAACGATTTCTGGATTGGGCACTGTCGATGTTATGAGCTCGACCTCGGTATCGGGTAATGCTATTTCCAAACGGTTGGTAGTCCCTGGGGATTGTGGTTCATCCCGCTGAAGCGCGTACATCTGTGAAATTAGATGGTCGAATTCATTGGCTGGACGCTGGAGTTGTACCACGTTTGGAGACTCTGGGGCAATGCCTTCCTTCCAATTCGCATAGGAGGAGTACGTAGGATTCCACATCGAGCCATTCTCTTTCTGGGGCATATCGTCGATTCTGCGTATCGGACGCTGTGCCAAATTGATTAAGCTATTCCCATTCGACGCGGTAAAGATGAGACATACCGAAACTTTTGACAtgttgacaccaccaccagcgaTGGCTCTGTCAGTCTTGGCCTCCATAAATGCCATGCACGCTTGGCCAATTGGTACTGTGGATCTTGAACCGCCTTTTTGGACACGGCACGGAAGGCAAACTGCGTTCACACGGGCATTCTGCGGTCTGCCTTCGTCCACTTGGGTAGAGAACCCCTTCCGCCGGCCCTTCCTGGGCACAGGATTACTCTGGTCAACTTTATTGATATATTGCAAGGAACATTTGCAAGATTTGACCCCAGGAAGAGATGTGTGAATGTTGAGAGAGCTGTAGACCAGGTTATTTCTGTACGTCGAGAGTGACAACCAGTCGGCGGTACTCTCCCACCATCGCTGGAAGGGGGGTGACGACCGCTGCTGAATAGTACTATTAGCCTTCGTAAGACACATGTCGTTAAATGGGTCATCCAAAATCTCTAGCGCATGCTCGCCGTCTATGCTGCTTCGTCCGGACAGTGTCGAGGCCGTCGTGCGAATCCCTTCAAGGAGCTGGTGTAGCTTATATGTCTCTTTTGATTGACCGAAAAATGATGTGTCAGGTCCAGAATAACTGGCTGCGGTCCAAAGCCGACCATACTTTTGCTCAGGGCCATTGCCACTAGGGTTGGCTGCCTTGGGTCTATCCTCCTTAGTAGCAGTCTGCGTGTTTTCACTGTCGGTAGTATAGGAATCGATTTCGTACGGTCCTATTTGGCAATACTCTGCAGGTTGGGCTATAGTGATTGCCATCAGAGAAGCTACTTGCTTGTTCGTCGCGCCAGGCAAGTCCTCTAcagagagaagaagctccGGAAAAACATGATGAGCGGCCATCACATAGGCAAATCCCGTTTGTCGGCATCCTGCCACTATATGGCCGAGGATCTCGCCAGTAGTCGCGTCAAGAACCACAGAGCCGCAATCTCCATTGGCAAGCGGcccatcaaatttgatgggAAATACTTCTTGAAACGACTTGCCATGCGGTACCCTAGTGAAAGAGGGTGATCCGGCGACAACGCCAGTCATGCGATCCCCAGAGGAAGTGCACGCAAAAATCCTCGCATTCTCCGATGGATACATAGCCAAGGGAGCATCTGAGAGCCCggaagcgctgtctgaaaGGAGGGAGGAAACTTGAGAGTTCCAAACTTCAGTAATGTCGATGAGAGCCCAGTCCTTATCTACTGACCAAACCGCCAGCTTCCCGACCAGTGAGAGCAAGTTTGCAGGCGGCACGACGATTTCTCGACTAGAGTAGTCGGCCTCACGCTTAACAAAAGGCAAGAGTCTGTCAGATGCCTGCTCGAATGAGAATAAAGCCGGTGTCGTACCGCTACCTTGTGATGCGTCGAATGTTGGGGTAGAAAAGCTACAATATGAAGATTGTTCGGATAAGTAATCTTGAACACTATAATTCACTGACTCATTGTCATCTGACCATGCATCAGGGCTTTGACTACCGATGCTCGTGATCATGGCATCCAGTTCATCGTCGTAATCCGCTTCGGAGTCGCTGTCAATTTCGAAATCATCGTCCTGCCCCAAACTTTGTGGTTTTAGCTTGCTTCCTTCAAAGAAGGCGTGACCAGCCGTAAGATAAAACGATCGGCCGTGAGTTTGAATAAGATTCCCCGTTGCGGGACGCATAGAAGATCCATGACGCACAAAGATGGTCATGCCCGTAGCTCGCAAAGGTGTCGTCCGGTCATAGAAAACTTCTTCCACTGGCTGCAAAGGCCGCATGTTGGAAGCCATTTCTTCATCAGACGCAAGCTGGACTAGCTCTGCACCCCAACCCGGGTCTTCCATTACGTGACCGGTCCTAAATCCCGGGTATTCTTTGAGTATTCCAACGGCCTTGATGAACTTTCTGGCTTCTTTGCTGTATGATGTGTCCTTGCAGATAAACAGAATGATTGGAGATGCCGTGCGGTGGCTGGTGCCAATCATATATAGCGTAAGAGTAATCCCGTCCGCGCTGGACACAGATCCAAACCAGCCGTCCAGGTGAGCTAATAATTTGTCTTTGATTTCAGAGTAGAATAGCCTCTGTACTGGCCCTTTCGCAACCCAGCAATATTGTGCAAGGTTGAGGGAGCCGACACAAGTCCCAAAGCAATCTGATGGGTACTCCTTGCGCAGACGCGTGCGGCCTCGAGAAGTCAAGGCTTGGATGAATTGGCTCGCCATTACATGAATATTCAGGGGAATATACGGCCTGAAAGTTGAATTTGAGAGGCTTCAAGTGAGATGAATGGTGATGACACAGATCTTCCCGCCGAATGACTCAGGGGACCGTGATGGTTTAATGAGCAGAACATCGACATACTTGCCCGGAATAACCCGACACATCTCTGAGTTGTCCTCTCTGTGTCTGACCCATCCCGGACAGCGTTTTCGATGTGACGTGGCATTGCCAGAAACTACGAGGCGCATGCATGCACCTTTCGGCGTCAGGCAAAGCCTTGTTCAACTCTCAGCTGTATAGCATACATGAAGCCACGGCCAGGGTGGTCATTTTTATGACAAATACTGTCAAGTTTGAAAAGTTTTCTATCATGCTGCTTTTCCCACTTGGCTCAGTCTATTCGCGGTTTCCGCCAGCAACTCAGACGTCGTCAGGGGCAGTGTTGCGTTGTAAGCACAGCCCGATGCCAATAAAACACTTTTTGATAAAAACAGCCTCCTGGACTCGGCCATCAGTGTCACGTAGCGTCACGAAAAACGGGGCATCTGTTGCTTTCAGGTCCTAGAGACACCAAATCGTCTGGGCATAGCTGAGGCGTTCTAATGGTCCATATAAAACACTGGCAAACAATTCGTCGACGTTTACCAGCGCTTCTCAGAGCTCCATCGCCATTGCGAAGTGACACCATGACAAGTCAAAATAGATCACTCAACAAGTCTCCCCTGGACGATGCCACTCGAAGAGACATCgtcaacagcttctggcCGACAGATACACTCTCCAGGACACAGCAAGCCGACTGTGTTTGGGATTCATATTTTCAATACTATACCAGACAATGTCATGATGCGCTGATCGATCAAGGGCAATATGTCTTTGCTAGAACACACGACGATATCATCGATATCGTCCGCCAGCTCGAGCAGTCAAGCCCAAGGATGGTGCTGCGCCAGAATTTGAGATCAAGACTTGCCCTTCGTGGTCGGCCCAACGAGGACGACATCATTGACGGCACAATTGACCTGTCAGCTCGACTATATGCCATGGTAAATATTGCTATTAAGAACCCCGTCATATCCAGACAAACCCAACTGAGGTGGGAGAGTGGGAGTCTCCAGGACTTCCTGCACGACTATTTCAGTGAGCCACCGCAGCTTGGCGGGGAAAGTATACGTTTAGAACGAATGTTTACGGCGATGAACCTGGAGCGCATTGCAGGCATCCAATTCAAGCCAACGGACAACTTGGGAGACCATTTGCGGATgattgacgaagaagaaaagatTGTGGCAATATTCCACTGTGTGCCGTTTTTGAGGCAACAGCAAAGGTCTGTGCTTGTCTGTGATAAACTCCCGGCGGCCTGCGGATGGTGGCTAACAATAAACAGCAACGTATTACCTATCCGTCTGAAGGAAGAAACGTTGCGGACTCTATCACTTCTCTTCCCGCCGCACGACCTCCAAACTCGAAAGTGGCTCAGCAAGCATCCGGAGGCCTCCAAATTGGACAGGTCGTTGTTCGGGTGCGACCCATTAAGGCTCGACGACAGACAAATCGCCAAA
This DNA window, taken from Pochonia chlamydosporia 170 chromosome Unknown PCv3seq00018, whole genome shotgun sequence, encodes the following:
- a CDS encoding nicotinamide N-methyltransferase (similar to Metarhizium robertsii ARSEF 23 XP_007821460.1); protein product: MASQFIQALTSRGRTRLRKEYPSDCFGTCVGSLNLAQYCWVAKGPVQRLFYSEIKDKLLAHLDGWFGSVSSADGITLTLYMIGTSHRTASPIILFICKDTSYSKEARKFIKAVGILKEYPGFRTGHVMEDPGWGAELVQLASDEEMASNMRPLQPVEEVFYDRTTPLRATGMTIFVRHGSSMRPATGNLIQTHGRSFYLTAGHAFFEGSKLKPQSLGQDDDFEIDSDSEADYDDELDAMITSIGSQSPDAWSDDNESVNYSVQDYLSEQSSYCSFSTPTFDASQGSGTTPALFSFEQASDRLLPFVKREADYSSREIVVPPANLLSLVGKLAVWSVDKDWALIDITEVWNSQVSSLLSDSASGLSDAPLAMYPSENARIFACTSSGDRMTGVVAGSPSFTRVPHGKSFQEVFPIKFDGPLANGDCGSVVLDATTGEILGHIVAGCRQTGFAYVMAAHHVFPELLLSVEDLPGATNKQVASLMAITIAQPAEYCQIGPYEIDSYTTDSENTQTATKEDRPKAANPSGNGPEQKYGRLWTAASYSGPDTSFFGQSKETYKLHQLLEGIRTTASTLSGRSSIDGEHALEILDDPFNDMCLTKANSTIQQRSSPPFQRWWESTADWLSLSTYRNNLVYSSLNIHTSLPGVKSCKCSLQYINKVDQSNPVPRKGRRKGFSTQVDEGRPQNARVNAVCLPCRVQKGGSRSTVPIGQACMAFMEAKTDRAIAGGGVNMSKVSVCLIFTASNGNSLINLAQRPIRRIDDMPQKENGSMWNPTYSSYANWKEGIAPESPNVVQLQRPANEFDHLISQMYALQRDEPQSPGTTNRLEIALPDTEVELITSTVPNPEIVPDQELSAINATEISPDQELTATNVQPTRVVITQKFVYRGLDPVLDAALTWCQRPIGHPADSQFQPGSSSIRPQHQAGLDVHPAPSNENEKSHQNDIRSSRPDEAGSGLIQKALPYSVSDSGRTANAASYYGPLGINNPDAALQQHTTDSSFVRPWKENGNLLGLGPGNIRASEGSVSEAPHSLTNVTAESDSFWASDGASFVSQNPRYPYKGGNLEPGTPATPQTGRYLHPSSSSASYRDASRGSHSLGNRKRRASSLSAGNVSRQLSRGGMPAGFRRANSQRSTQDHSQGDNDFGERPWACPLAQKCGDSSHRCYGWTFADVSRVKQHLNRDHASEITEDQFKKISVRMPTKEVESWNKIFRILFPENEQLPSPFFNAQFDVQHRISPESLRDHLLSRVEDLDHMSSEQIEGVRRFIAETSHTFLHQASHDSRHDPKEPSAHYGLGSGPQQQGSQGNIQHSSQSFEKHTEAYPSVLPDEVSRGGLLGGVGDGNVMLSG